Proteins from one Listeria weihenstephanensis genomic window:
- a CDS encoding ABC transporter ATP-binding protein, whose product MKIVEIEQLTKKFEKNIAVDNLDLTIEEGQIFGLLGPNGAGKSTTISVLCGLLKKDSGQIRLFGEEQEQHSLEIKQRIGLVPQDIALYNDLSAFENVRFFAGLYGLRGKKLDAAAETALEFVGLADKGKDKPGTFSGGMKRRLNIACAIAHKPALIIMDEPTVGIDPQSRNYILKSIKKLNASGCTIIYTSHYMEEVEELCDYISIIDHGKVIAEGTKEQLVSLVSDMKEMRIVVDDVHKINLDALRAISGVQLVEVMESNTLKMTSNSEVNNLNTVLESLIRQSVEVIEMNQQTLNLETVFLNLTGRKLRD is encoded by the coding sequence ATGAAAATCGTAGAAATTGAGCAGCTAACGAAAAAATTTGAAAAAAATATCGCGGTGGATAATCTAGATTTGACGATTGAAGAGGGGCAGATTTTCGGTTTATTGGGGCCAAATGGTGCCGGAAAAAGTACAACGATTAGTGTTTTATGTGGACTTTTGAAGAAGGATAGCGGGCAAATTCGTTTGTTTGGTGAGGAACAGGAGCAGCATAGTTTGGAGATTAAGCAGCGGATTGGCTTGGTACCACAGGATATTGCGCTTTATAATGATTTATCGGCGTTTGAGAATGTACGTTTTTTTGCGGGACTTTATGGGCTTCGTGGGAAGAAACTCGATGCGGCGGCGGAAACGGCTTTGGAATTTGTTGGTTTGGCGGATAAAGGGAAGGATAAGCCGGGGACTTTTTCGGGTGGAATGAAGCGGCGCCTTAATATTGCGTGTGCGATTGCGCATAAACCAGCGCTTATTATTATGGATGAGCCGACTGTGGGCATCGATCCGCAGTCTCGGAATTATATTTTGAAGTCGATTAAGAAGTTGAATGCGTCTGGTTGTACGATTATTTATACGAGTCATTACATGGAAGAGGTCGAGGAATTGTGTGATTATATCTCGATCATTGATCATGGAAAAGTGATTGCGGAGGGCACGAAAGAGCAGTTGGTGAGCCTTGTTTCGGATATGAAAGAGATGCGAATCGTGGTGGATGATGTGCATAAAATTAATTTGGATGCATTGCGTGCAATTTCGGGAGTTCAGTTGGTGGAAGTAATGGAAAGCAATACGCTTAAAATGACTTCTAACAGTGAGGTTAACAATTTGAACACGGTGCTGGAGTCGCTTATTCGACAATCTGTTGAAGTGATCGAGATGAATCAGCAAACATTGAATTTGGAAACGGTCTTTTTGAATTTGACGGGCCGAAAATTAAGGGATTAG
- a CDS encoding ABC transporter permease, protein MMIFHIMFKAIKLTLRDKGYFLYMLIFPIALILVLGSVLQDSFSSDLKLDKMTVEYTIQKDSDVGKAFRDFAAEASGKQVTFKEADSAKAGKKAVSDGDAVGFVAVTDDLTVTTNAPSQIEMSVLNGYLDGFTSQYRLASTIVKVDPTQIGVLQAPPKASDSAIQIEKLASGSNITAFEYYAIAMIAMVMMFGISSGINVFREEKVRHTDVRLFIAPIRKSTAIMGNFLGAIFMQTMSLILLMVISDVFFGVNWGMYSLVIFVIYFSLLFLSVALGMAVDVFSNGNPAANGAAMLLIQVFAFLGGAYFPTGDGLMSKLSPIGWVRVGVRDVLYNHDLAAAAFPIAVNLLITVVLVVAMSFWIRRKEVY, encoded by the coding sequence ATGATGATTTTTCATATAATGTTCAAGGCAATCAAGCTCACGCTGCGTGATAAGGGCTATTTTCTCTATATGTTAATTTTTCCAATAGCGCTGATTTTGGTGCTGGGAAGCGTGTTGCAAGATAGCTTTAGCAGTGATTTGAAGCTGGATAAAATGACGGTGGAATATACGATTCAAAAGGATAGCGATGTTGGGAAGGCGTTTCGTGATTTTGCGGCAGAAGCGAGCGGGAAGCAAGTAACATTTAAGGAAGCAGATAGCGCAAAGGCTGGAAAAAAGGCAGTGTCTGATGGGGATGCTGTTGGATTTGTGGCAGTGACGGATGATTTGACGGTGACGACGAATGCGCCGAGTCAGATTGAGATGAGTGTGCTAAATGGCTATTTGGATGGTTTTACATCACAATATCGATTGGCGAGTACGATTGTGAAAGTGGATCCGACGCAGATCGGTGTTTTGCAAGCTCCTCCGAAAGCATCAGATTCCGCGATTCAAATAGAGAAATTGGCTTCTGGAAGCAATATTACCGCTTTTGAATATTATGCGATTGCGATGATTGCGATGGTGATGATGTTTGGAATTAGTAGTGGTATTAATGTATTTCGTGAGGAAAAGGTGCGTCATACGGATGTTCGGCTGTTCATTGCACCAATTAGGAAATCGACAGCGATTATGGGGAATTTTCTCGGTGCTATTTTTATGCAGACGATGTCGTTAATTTTACTGATGGTGATTTCGGATGTCTTTTTCGGGGTCAATTGGGGCATGTATAGCCTCGTGATTTTTGTGATTTATTTCAGTTTATTATTTTTATCGGTGGCGCTTGGTATGGCGGTTGATGTGTTTAGTAACGGGAATCCGGCGGCGAATGGTGCTGCGATGTTACTGATTCAAGTATTCGCCTTTCTCGGTGGGGCGTATTTCCCAACTGGTGACGGGCTGATGTCTAAGCTTTCACCAATTGGCTGGGTTCGTGTCGGCGTTAGAGATGTTTTATACAATCATGATTTAGCCGCGGCAGCTTTTCCAATAGCGGTAAACTTATTGATAACAGTAGTTCTTGTCGTTGCGATGAGCTTCTGGATCAGACGAAAGGAAGTGTATTAA
- a CDS encoding ABC transporter permease — protein MQQIGWIFRHNFKSITQSKGKLLMIIGLPILSILIYFVSYGAQSGTTMLKIGLVNEDPGVYTSQMVTWMKADSDSVQSVSKAAGDKKLTGGQLDALVIFEKGSEKSIAALDPQHITVKSMQGDTVNKTVKATVNASLTNIMSMIQASEKGGQDFTKYASTFDHSKISVTQKTSSNQQDVVLMMSTQILGFLCMMLLYAAGNLGELILQEKEDGTFYRLMSTPLSSKAYLFGNALFSLAVVVTEVVICLTAMRFVFGIDPGVSYLALFGILFVFSVMAVLLSLALGFTATSRKSVSGLQMILFTLTSLLSGALIPVEIMPAFMQKVAEFLPQYWVMNAITTLQQNGGLASISLNIAIILGYALLFFCIASYKFTKNNRVNSFV, from the coding sequence ATGCAGCAAATTGGATGGATTTTTAGGCATAATTTCAAAAGTATTACGCAGAGTAAGGGCAAATTGTTGATGATTATAGGCTTGCCCATTTTGAGTATTTTGATTTACTTCGTTTCGTATGGCGCGCAATCGGGCACGACTATGCTTAAAATTGGTTTGGTAAATGAGGATCCAGGCGTTTACACGAGCCAAATGGTGACGTGGATGAAAGCGGACAGCGATAGTGTGCAGTCAGTTTCAAAGGCGGCAGGAGATAAGAAACTGACAGGTGGGCAACTGGATGCGCTTGTTATTTTTGAAAAAGGTTCGGAAAAAAGTATCGCGGCACTTGACCCGCAACATATTACGGTGAAGTCGATGCAGGGCGATACGGTGAATAAAACGGTGAAAGCGACGGTTAACGCTTCGCTCACAAATATCATGTCGATGATCCAGGCGAGTGAAAAAGGTGGGCAAGATTTTACGAAGTATGCCAGCACCTTTGATCATTCCAAGATTAGTGTGACACAAAAAACGTCGAGTAATCAGCAAGATGTTGTACTGATGATGTCGACGCAAATTCTTGGTTTTCTATGTATGATGTTACTTTATGCAGCGGGAAATCTCGGCGAACTTATTTTGCAGGAGAAGGAAGATGGTACGTTTTATCGCTTGATGTCAACACCGCTCAGCAGTAAAGCCTATCTCTTTGGTAACGCGTTATTTTCACTGGCAGTGGTTGTCACAGAAGTCGTCATTTGTTTAACGGCAATGCGATTTGTGTTCGGTATTGATCCAGGCGTATCCTACCTCGCACTATTTGGCATTTTATTCGTATTCTCGGTGATGGCGGTACTACTTTCACTAGCGCTAGGATTCACAGCGACGAGTAGAAAGAGCGTCAGCGGGCTACAAATGATCCTATTCACACTAACGAGCTTACTTTCGGGCGCACTCATCCCGGTCGAAATCATGCCAGCATTCATGCAAAAAGTGGCGGAATTCTTGCCACAATATTGGGTGATGAACGCGATCACGACCCTACAACAAAATGGAGGTTTAGCATCGATCAGCTTGAACATCGCGATTATATTAGGATATGCTTTGCTATTCTTCTGTATCGCGAGTTATAAATTTACGAAAAATAATCGGGTGAACTCATTCGTATAA
- a CDS encoding type II toxin-antitoxin system death-on-curing family toxin, translated as MTLHYLTEPEVIMLNGLLIKKYSPHEELKLLVQLRQKLERPQEKSSLDFYGGREVFEELAGEVSPLNMCIQEPKQIVFERELYPTLHDKAGILYKNLIIKHCFANANKRTALASLGLFLKYNGSQLMASNQDAEDFTVAIALDSDMELATISNWIEKNSAMPR; from the coding sequence ATGACGCTTCATTATCTCACGGAACCCGAGGTCATTATGTTGAACGGTTTGCTGATTAAGAAATATAGCCCACACGAAGAACTGAAGCTGCTCGTTCAGCTCCGACAAAAACTGGAGCGGCCGCAGGAAAAATCATCTCTTGATTTTTATGGAGGGCGTGAAGTTTTCGAGGAGTTAGCAGGTGAAGTTAGCCCGCTAAACATGTGTATACAGGAGCCGAAACAGATTGTTTTCGAGCGTGAACTTTATCCAACACTGCATGATAAAGCTGGGATTCTCTATAAAAACTTAATCATCAAACATTGTTTCGCGAATGCAAATAAGCGGACAGCGCTTGCTTCTCTAGGTTTATTCTTAAAATATAATGGTTCGCAATTAATGGCTTCAAATCAGGATGCAGAAGATTTCACTGTTGCCATCGCACTTGATAGTGACATGGAACTCGCTACCATTTCTAATTGGATCGAAAAAAATTCGGCGATGCCTCGTTAA
- a CDS encoding AbrB/MazE/SpoVT family DNA-binding domain-containing protein — protein MMYALKRSTRKSGHSVITTLPPDVMSKLELVSGDNVEFVIKDNVVELRKAAEKKEAVSPDFLKMAEEVLDEYDQAFRGLVDR, from the coding sequence ATGATGTACGCATTGAAAAGGTCCACTAGAAAATCTGGCCATAGTGTTATTACAACATTGCCGCCAGATGTTATGTCGAAGCTAGAACTCGTTTCTGGTGATAATGTTGAGTTTGTAATCAAAGATAATGTTGTAGAATTAAGAAAAGCCGCTGAGAAAAAAGAAGCTGTCTCCCCCGATTTCCTAAAAATGGCCGAAGAGGTTTTGGACGAATATGACCAAGCTTTTCGCGGATTAGTTGATCGATGA
- a CDS encoding NADPH-dependent FMN reductase, translated as MKVAILVGSLRKNSFNKTLAEFIQKRYADKLDSEILDLNLPLYNEDLESDLPADVVAFKEKVRNADAVLFVTPEYNHSISGVLKNGIDWASRITPDLTEKPGFIVGASMGGLGTVRAQMHLRQILDTMGMRILPANEVFIGAAHTKFDENGALIDEGTVAFIDSVVHNFVEFYDRNK; from the coding sequence ATGAAAGTAGCCATTCTAGTAGGTAGTTTAAGAAAAAATTCGTTTAACAAAACATTAGCAGAATTTATTCAAAAACGTTACGCAGACAAGCTGGACAGTGAAATTTTAGATCTTAATTTACCACTTTATAACGAAGATTTAGAGTCCGATTTACCAGCGGATGTTGTCGCTTTTAAAGAAAAAGTTCGCAACGCTGATGCGGTTCTTTTCGTAACACCTGAGTATAATCACTCGATTTCTGGTGTACTAAAAAACGGAATTGACTGGGCTAGTCGCATTACACCTGATTTAACCGAAAAACCAGGTTTTATCGTCGGCGCTTCCATGGGTGGCCTTGGAACGGTTCGAGCTCAAATGCATCTTCGCCAAATTTTAGATACGATGGGTATGCGAATTTTGCCTGCTAATGAGGTGTTCATCGGCGCTGCTCATACCAAATTTGATGAAAACGGCGCGCTAATTGATGAAGGCACTGTTGCTTTTATTGATTCCGTTGTTCATAATTTTGTTGAATTTTATGATCGCAATAAATAA
- a CDS encoding threonine/serine exporter family protein encodes MFLTVLMQISFSFLATLAFAIITNVPRRSLIECGLTGTFGWMTYWILSQLDAGTTMSTLAGAFVVAIASFFFAKSKRLPVTIFNVPGIVPLVPGGLAYQAVRNFVLGDYLEAISFSVRVALVAGAIAAGLVLSEVLNHSIRRFREHKENI; translated from the coding sequence ATGTTCTTAACTGTACTCATGCAAATATCTTTCAGCTTCCTAGCCACGCTCGCATTTGCCATCATTACAAACGTCCCACGCCGCTCACTCATCGAATGTGGTCTAACGGGAACTTTCGGCTGGATGACGTACTGGATTCTATCGCAACTAGACGCAGGTACAACTATGAGTACGCTCGCAGGCGCGTTTGTCGTCGCCATCGCAAGTTTCTTCTTTGCTAAATCAAAACGTTTGCCTGTCACCATCTTCAACGTCCCTGGCATCGTACCTCTAGTTCCTGGTGGACTCGCCTATCAAGCTGTTCGAAATTTTGTGCTTGGCGATTATCTTGAAGCTATTTCATTCTCCGTTCGTGTTGCCCTTGTTGCTGGTGCCATCGCTGCTGGCCTCGTACTTTCTGAAGTTTTAAATCACAGTATTCGACGTTTTCGGGAACATAAAGAAAATATTTGA
- a CDS encoding threonine/serine exporter family protein, producing MEETSQDLLLDTCLLAGKVMMESGAEMYRVEDTMSRIAEAATEKKGISFVTPTGIFMTIQGSSSVKMEQIPTRTINLEKVSKVNDLSREFTTKQISLGQFYTRLRSLDNEVKFYPIWLQIVAAAVVSGTLMMIFGGVWKDLIATCIIGAIGFVIFYYGTEFFKVKFLAEFLAAFTVGLLSVIAISIGWGVSLDKMIIGGVMPLVPGVPITNAVRDLLAGHLLSGMARGTEALITAGTIGIGIAVVFRFFS from the coding sequence ATGGAAGAGACATCTCAAGATTTGTTACTGGATACATGCTTACTAGCGGGAAAAGTAATGATGGAAAGTGGTGCGGAAATGTACCGAGTGGAGGATACAATGAGCCGTATCGCCGAAGCTGCTACTGAAAAAAAAGGAATCAGCTTTGTGACACCCACAGGAATTTTCATGACAATACAAGGCAGCTCAAGTGTTAAAATGGAGCAGATTCCGACACGTACCATCAACTTAGAGAAAGTATCGAAGGTCAATGATTTATCACGAGAATTCACGACAAAGCAAATATCTTTAGGACAATTCTACACACGATTACGATCCTTGGATAACGAAGTCAAGTTTTATCCAATTTGGTTACAGATAGTTGCCGCAGCAGTTGTTAGTGGCACGCTGATGATGATTTTCGGCGGTGTTTGGAAAGATTTAATCGCAACATGTATCATTGGCGCGATCGGATTTGTAATTTTTTATTACGGTACAGAGTTTTTCAAAGTGAAATTTTTAGCGGAATTTTTAGCCGCATTTACAGTTGGTTTATTATCAGTTATCGCGATCTCGATCGGCTGGGGAGTGAGTCTAGACAAGATGATCATCGGCGGCGTGATGCCATTAGTACCAGGCGTTCCAATCACCAACGCCGTGCGTGATTTGCTCGCAGGACACCTGCTGTCAGGAATGGCCCGCGGAACAGAAGCGTTGATAACAGCAGGGACGATTGGAATTGGGATAGCGGTTGTGTTTAGGTTTTTTAGCTAG
- a CDS encoding YdbC family protein: MSSIEYEIVEHIGVLSENSKGWRREVNLISWNGRAPKYDIRDWSPGNEKMGKGITLTEEEFKKIAELAK, translated from the coding sequence ATGAGCAGTATTGAGTATGAAATTGTGGAGCATATTGGTGTGTTGTCGGAGAATTCGAAGGGATGGCGGAGAGAGGTCAATCTAATTAGTTGGAACGGCCGCGCGCCCAAATATGATATTCGGGATTGGTCACCGGGTAATGAGAAAATGGGCAAAGGTATTACGCTCACGGAGGAAGAGTTTAAAAAAATCGCTGAATTAGCGAAGTAA
- a CDS encoding alpha/beta hydrolase → MFAYDIYEPIDRKVEDTFPTIFTLHGIGADELDMPGILESIMDRFVIVSIRGSVQQGPGYSYYKPVLDGEPSEKTISYAANNVHEFVETILKQYPSIDRKKMYLFGFDQGGIVAMTEFAKNGGMYHGGVFLSTKLPSFLEEGPKNLLLKSKRIFIGHGTKDPVFPVTEGERTVKYFESLTNDVTYQTFDVVHNVTAEEAEIVLDWFTRVEVDNPAAKKENS, encoded by the coding sequence ATGTTTGCATATGATATTTATGAACCAATTGATCGGAAGGTAGAGGATACGTTTCCAACTATCTTTACACTTCACGGAATTGGAGCGGACGAACTAGATATGCCGGGGATATTAGAGTCGATAATGGATCGTTTTGTCATTGTCAGCATTCGAGGTAGCGTGCAACAAGGCCCAGGGTATTCCTACTATAAACCGGTGTTAGACGGTGAACCTAGTGAAAAGACGATTTCATATGCAGCAAACAACGTTCACGAATTTGTGGAGACTATTTTGAAACAGTACCCATCGATTGACCGCAAAAAAATGTATCTGTTTGGCTTTGATCAAGGCGGAATTGTTGCCATGACGGAGTTTGCAAAAAACGGTGGTATGTATCACGGTGGTGTTTTCCTAAGCACAAAATTACCTTCCTTTTTAGAAGAGGGACCGAAAAATTTACTATTGAAGTCAAAACGTATTTTTATAGGACATGGCACCAAAGATCCTGTGTTCCCAGTCACGGAAGGCGAGCGGACGGTAAAATACTTTGAAAGCTTGACGAATGATGTGACATATCAGACTTTTGATGTGGTGCATAATGTTACGGCAGAGGAAGCAGAGATTGTTTTAGATTGGTTTACGAGAGTCGAAGTTGATAATCCAGCGGCGAAAAAAGAAAATAGTTAA
- a CDS encoding NADP-dependent oxidoreductase, which produces MKALGFTKFGEPEVFEELELPKPKASEKGVLIKVQAVGINPYDALLRAGTMQKIRPLEFPIVPGSDIVGKIVEVGSKVKNYAIGDIVIAHPAIGGYAEYVATPSYNVVKKPKEMGVEEAAGLASAGITAYYALQIANVKKGENLVIQGASGAVGAIIVQLAKEKGIRVIGIGNSKNADYLSALGVDRVMSYDRGNLAEILKDKGDVVIDASFGGKGAEEGLHYVKKGGRYISLTALPENAEEKQVKAIRMKRTKEMKDKEALGYLADLYRANKLQLKTAEVLTFDLRGVIGAHQLIEKKNVAGKIILK; this is translated from the coding sequence ATGAAAGCATTAGGTTTTACAAAATTTGGCGAGCCAGAAGTATTTGAAGAATTAGAGTTACCAAAACCAAAAGCAAGCGAAAAAGGTGTGTTAATCAAGGTTCAAGCCGTAGGAATCAATCCTTACGACGCCTTATTACGCGCAGGTACGATGCAAAAAATACGCCCACTCGAATTCCCGATCGTTCCAGGAAGCGATATTGTCGGCAAAATCGTGGAAGTAGGGTCAAAAGTGAAGAATTATGCGATCGGTGATATTGTCATCGCGCATCCAGCTATTGGCGGCTACGCAGAATATGTAGCAACACCGAGTTATAACGTTGTCAAAAAACCAAAAGAAATGGGTGTGGAGGAAGCCGCAGGACTAGCATCAGCAGGAATTACGGCTTACTATGCACTTCAAATCGCAAACGTTAAAAAAGGCGAAAACCTGGTCATTCAGGGCGCGTCAGGAGCAGTTGGTGCGATCATCGTTCAACTTGCGAAAGAAAAAGGCATCCGCGTGATCGGAATTGGCAACAGCAAGAATGCAGATTATTTGAGCGCACTCGGCGTTGACCGCGTGATGTCGTATGATCGTGGCAATTTAGCTGAGATTTTAAAAGATAAAGGCGACGTTGTGATTGATGCAAGTTTTGGAGGAAAAGGCGCTGAAGAAGGACTACATTATGTGAAAAAAGGCGGACGTTATATCTCGCTGACAGCTCTCCCTGAGAATGCGGAAGAGAAGCAAGTGAAAGCGATCCGGATGAAGCGTACGAAAGAGATGAAGGATAAAGAAGCGCTGGGTTATTTGGCGGATCTGTATCGTGCGAATAAGTTGCAGTTGAAGACAGCTGAAGTTCTGACATTTGATCTACGAGGCGTGATTGGTGCGCATCAGTTGATTGAGAAGAAGAACGTGGCTGGGAAGATTATTTTGAAGTAA
- the cas6 gene encoding CRISPR-associated endoribonuclease Cas6, protein MRLKIVCELSDEKFPLNFRRKILMIFKTGLKQSYPEVFEELYGTNTQKDFTFSVYFENGVFGKNEITVTSKRLIINFSTGNAEQAIMFYNAFTNLRGKATRISDTCDLRIISVNIVKMKPIASNSIVFKVLSPIVCRDHNRDTQKDWFYMFEDEQFVPLLKRNLLIKLQDKYGDFVGQDIAAMKITPVSMKKTVALHYDISIVCSLGLIEIEAPKYLLEHVLNEGLGSLTGTGFGMLEQA, encoded by the coding sequence TTGAGGTTAAAAATAGTTTGTGAATTAAGTGATGAGAAATTTCCGCTGAATTTTAGACGAAAAATTTTGATGATTTTTAAAACTGGATTGAAACAATCATATCCAGAGGTTTTTGAAGAGTTGTACGGCACTAACACCCAGAAGGATTTCACATTTTCGGTTTATTTTGAGAATGGTGTTTTTGGGAAAAATGAAATTACAGTGACAAGTAAACGGTTGATAATTAATTTTTCAACTGGAAATGCAGAACAGGCGATTATGTTTTATAATGCGTTTACGAATCTTAGAGGAAAGGCAACACGGATTTCTGATACGTGTGATTTGAGAATTATTTCCGTAAATATCGTGAAAATGAAACCGATTGCATCGAATTCTATCGTTTTTAAAGTGTTGTCTCCAATTGTTTGTCGAGATCATAATCGTGATACCCAAAAAGATTGGTTTTACATGTTTGAAGATGAACAATTTGTGCCGTTATTAAAACGTAACTTGCTCATTAAATTACAAGATAAGTACGGTGATTTTGTTGGGCAAGATATTGCAGCTATGAAGATTACACCCGTGAGTATGAAGAAAACAGTTGCGTTACATTATGATATTTCGATTGTATGTTCTCTTGGTTTGATTGAAATTGAGGCGCCGAAATATTTGTTGGAGCACGTTTTGAATGAGGGGCTCGGCTCTCTTACGGGAACAGGCTTCGGGATGTTAGAACAAGCTTAG
- the cas8a1 gene encoding type I-B CRISPR-associated protein Cas8b1/Cst1, which yields MREIECRASDWLFNAGLVGFINIVGKENVRMEGQSVFFDADLLDSFEDKYFAYFIEEYEKTLSWYKIVSFKKEMDRYRKDDFASFDEKALEELNNYIANVAKYYLKSASYVSVYPLIDATADPVEWGKNLAKVGALKKKETFDEKRADIIQEVKQVYLKLDQIIAFCNSEKGERYLAAKNVIYTVIKNAWNGVSFLNPQTKEKDTYVDYRTNFIDPVKEHLETNLEKAKFTCFTCNQPIKNLKLDLSFMNETGFDTARKTSHVWDFNNDIAVCAVCKFIYSCVPAGFTYVHNNGIFINDSVSIDTLHAVNEKIRSAILHDPAQTLTHTSPYRALVEAITNQVEDKRHYELADIQVVRYENETYRFNILSKRALNIFRESKNALTALQRCGFKEGNVNVNFYQETVRRLMNNENLFTFIHKAMYLKVTNASNTYYHMGHIGSLLEINTNFLKEIEAMTEISKGRIWHINKCGNEFKKAYPDHKRSGFNYKVLNALKTNNRDAFMDIILNSYSYLGKTVPDFFLESFTSDETFKTVGYAFMVGVNGAIEQEDKDKDGGNDNEK from the coding sequence ATGAGAGAAATAGAATGTCGAGCGAGCGATTGGCTTTTCAATGCAGGTCTTGTTGGCTTTATAAATATCGTTGGCAAAGAAAACGTCAGAATGGAAGGGCAAAGTGTCTTTTTTGACGCGGATTTGTTGGATAGTTTTGAAGATAAGTACTTTGCGTATTTTATCGAGGAGTACGAAAAGACGTTATCTTGGTATAAGATCGTATCGTTTAAAAAAGAAATGGATCGCTATCGAAAAGATGATTTTGCGAGTTTTGATGAGAAGGCCTTGGAGGAGCTCAATAACTATATCGCGAATGTAGCGAAGTATTATCTGAAAAGTGCCAGCTATGTAAGCGTTTATCCCCTTATTGATGCTACGGCAGATCCTGTTGAATGGGGTAAAAATCTTGCTAAAGTTGGAGCCTTAAAAAAGAAGGAAACATTTGATGAAAAACGTGCAGATATTATCCAAGAAGTGAAGCAAGTGTATCTGAAGTTAGATCAAATAATCGCATTTTGTAATAGTGAAAAAGGTGAAAGATATTTAGCCGCTAAAAATGTGATCTACACGGTGATCAAAAATGCCTGGAATGGGGTTTCATTCCTGAATCCGCAGACCAAAGAGAAAGATACGTATGTGGATTATCGGACTAATTTTATCGATCCAGTCAAAGAACATCTAGAAACCAATCTAGAAAAAGCGAAATTCACCTGTTTCACATGCAACCAACCAATCAAAAATTTGAAGCTTGATCTCAGTTTTATGAATGAAACTGGTTTTGACACAGCGCGGAAAACCTCACATGTTTGGGATTTTAATAATGATATCGCGGTCTGTGCTGTCTGCAAATTTATCTATTCATGCGTCCCAGCTGGATTCACCTACGTTCATAACAACGGGATTTTCATCAATGATTCCGTTAGTATCGATACACTGCATGCCGTCAACGAAAAAATACGATCCGCAATTTTGCATGATCCAGCGCAAACCTTGACACATACCAGCCCATATCGTGCCTTGGTCGAAGCCATCACGAATCAAGTCGAGGACAAGCGGCATTATGAATTGGCAGATATTCAAGTTGTCCGTTATGAAAACGAGACGTACCGCTTTAACATCTTGTCGAAACGAGCGCTAAACATTTTCCGAGAGTCAAAAAACGCATTAACAGCACTACAACGATGCGGGTTTAAAGAAGGCAATGTAAATGTTAACTTTTATCAAGAAACAGTTCGACGTTTGATGAATAATGAAAACCTGTTCACGTTTATTCACAAAGCGATGTATTTGAAAGTGACGAATGCGAGCAATACTTATTATCACATGGGGCATATCGGCAGTTTACTCGAGATAAATACGAATTTTCTAAAGGAGATAGAGGCGATGACTGAGATTTCGAAAGGTCGAATTTGGCATATTAATAAGTGCGGAAATGAATTTAAAAAGGCGTATCCAGATCACAAGCGCAGCGGTTTTAACTACAAAGTTTTGAATGCGCTAAAAACAAATAATCGTGATGCGTTTATGGACATTATTTTAAACAGTTACTCGTATTTAGGAAAGACGGTTCCTGATTTTTTCTTGGAGTCTTTTACAAGCGATGAGACGTTTAAAACGGTTGGCTATGCGTTTATGGTCGGCGTCAATGGTGCTATAGAGCAAGAAGACAAAGATAAAGATGGAGGAAATGACAATGAAAAGTAA